The Candidatus Methylomirabilota bacterium genomic interval GAACGCAGAGGTACAGACATCCACCCCTGAAATCCTCCACACTTGCCCGCTCTTTGATCCGATCGGCTATGGCCCTGTCCCAGGCTCGAAGGAGCGCAAGGTGACGGATCACTCGACCGAACCCCAGCCCTTGCAGGCTGCTCTCGAGGATGTCCGCGCACCTGGCAGGGGCGGTCTGCGCGCTCCGCCGTACCGACCTGTCCGCCTTCACTTGGCAAACTCTACCGTTGGCGCCGCCTTCGCCGACTCAGCCGCCTGGAAGTAGCTCGCCTGCTGAAAATGGAACAGTCCGGCGACGATCCGCTCAGGAAAGCTGCGAATCCGGCTGTTGTAGCCCTGCACCAGCTCATTATATCGCTTTCGTTCGACGGCCAATCGGTTTTCTGTTCCTGCCAACTCATCCATCAGGCGGATGAAGCTCCGATCCGCTTTGAGGTTCGGGTACCGCTCCACGACCACCAGCAGGCGTCCAAGCGCCACATCCAAGGCGTTGCTGCTGCTGATCTTGTCCTCAACGCTCTTGGCTCCCGCCATCCTCGCCCTGGCATCGGCGATGCTCTCCAACACCTCTCGCTCGTGAGCGGCATACCCTTTCACTGTCGCAACCAGATTCGGTATCAGGTCCGCCCGGCGCTGAAACTGATTCTCGACTTGGGCCCAGGCTGATCTGATCCCCTCGTCCATCACGACCAGTTGATTGTACAGGTTCCAGAGGTAGATACTGCCGGCAAGGAGGACGACGGCCAGGATGACCGACAGCCCAAGCAGGGGCGAGAAGGCCCGCTGCTGTCCATTCACGATTGGCCCTCCTCGCGGGGCGCTTCGGACAACGCTTCATCGAGCGCGCGGTTTGCGAGCGCGTCCGCCTGGCGGTTCAGCTCACGACCGATATGCTCAACTGACAACTGACAGCCGGCAGCGGATAGCTGATGTATGAGCGTGAGCGCTTGCGCGTATAACGCGGCGAGACGCGGGCTTTTGACTCGATACCTGCCCTGAACCTGTCTGACCAGCAACTCGGAATCGGATCGAATCTTGATCACGGCGGGGTGAAGTTTCCCTGCCTCCCTCAGCGCAAAAAGGAGCGCTTCATATTCGGCAACGTTGTTGGTCGCTGTGCCGATGTATTGGCAGAACGCGTGGTGCAATAGTCCGTCCCCTGCCTCCAGCATGACGCCGATCCCGGCCGGTCCTGGATTTCCGCGGGCCGCCCCGTCGATGTGAATCACCAGTCGCAGCCCGCGCGGGGTCGGGCCGGTATCCGGGCCCCCCGCGCTCCGCGCCGTCATCACCCTTTCCAATAGAGGATCCGACCGCATCCTTCGCAGGTGCGAATCTCCTCGTTCCGGCGAATCTCATTGTATAACTGAGGCGTGATGGTTACGTGGCAACCTTCGCAAGAACGGCTCGTTGCGTTGGCTACCGCCAGGCCGTCTCGACTCTTGAGGAGCCGAAGGTATAACTGTAACAGGGATGCCTCTACGTTCCTCGACCGGCTTTCTCT includes:
- a CDS encoding LemA family protein; translated protein: MDEGIRSAWAQVENQFQRRADLIPNLVATVKGYAAHEREVLESIADARARMAGAKSVEDKISSSNALDVALGRLLVVVERYPNLKADRSFIRLMDELAGTENRLAVERKRYNELVQGYNSRIRSFPERIVAGLFHFQQASYFQAAESAKAAPTVEFAK
- a CDS encoding ribonuclease HI family protein, whose protein sequence is MTARSAGGPDTGPTPRGLRLVIHIDGAARGNPGPAGIGVMLEAGDGLLHHAFCQYIGTATNNVAEYEALLFALREAGKLHPAVIKIRSDSELLVRQVQGRYRVKSPRLAALYAQALTLIHQLSAAGCQLSVEHIGRELNRQADALANRALDEALSEAPREEGQS